A part of Paraburkholderia largidicola genomic DNA contains:
- a CDS encoding sensor domain-containing diguanylate cyclase, translated as MPNHPRPRSTADDDSEMFDLAPVALWLEDFSGVKALFEDWRAQGVTDLRTHIGEDIKRVAECASRIRVIKVNQQTLTLFEAADFSALTDNLSAIFRDDMLKTHLEELCQLWSGQPHFTSKTVNYTLGGRRLDVLLKGKVLPGHEERWDRVLVSTEDITELEGARHRVTEAEQYVRGLFEYSPVSLWVEDFSAVKHLLDDARAAGITDFRTFTDVHPEFVERCMAEIHVLDVNQHTLEMFAAPDKKTLLGRLPEVFRDDMRPHFREQLIDLWDGKLFQQREVLNYSLEANEVHVHLQFSVLPGHERSWDLVLVALTDITARKKAEAYLEFLGKHDVLTKLRNRSFYVDELNRLERKGPFPVTVIMADLNGLKRVNDQLGHAAGDALLRRAGEVLAKAMETPFNAARIGGDEFAILLPGTDERGGATMIETIRQLVDLNNQFYPGSPISFSMGMATVQRGERIEAGVQRADLLMYEEKRAHYTLQEASGAQK; from the coding sequence ATGCCCAACCACCCTCGCCCGCGCTCCACAGCCGACGACGACTCGGAAATGTTCGATCTCGCGCCCGTCGCGCTCTGGCTCGAAGACTTCAGCGGCGTCAAGGCGCTGTTCGAAGACTGGCGCGCGCAAGGCGTGACGGACCTGCGCACGCACATCGGCGAGGACATCAAGCGTGTGGCCGAGTGCGCAAGCCGCATCCGCGTCATCAAGGTCAACCAGCAGACGCTGACGCTGTTCGAAGCCGCGGATTTCAGTGCGCTGACGGACAACCTGTCGGCGATCTTTCGCGACGACATGCTGAAGACTCACCTGGAAGAGCTGTGCCAGCTCTGGTCCGGCCAGCCGCACTTCACGAGCAAAACGGTCAACTACACGCTGGGCGGCCGGCGTCTGGACGTGCTGCTCAAGGGCAAGGTCCTGCCGGGCCATGAGGAACGCTGGGACCGCGTGCTGGTGTCGACGGAAGACATCACGGAACTGGAAGGCGCGCGCCATCGCGTGACAGAGGCCGAGCAGTACGTGCGCGGGCTGTTCGAGTATTCGCCCGTGTCGCTGTGGGTCGAAGATTTCAGCGCCGTCAAGCACCTGCTCGACGACGCGCGCGCGGCGGGCATCACCGATTTCCGTACCTTCACCGACGTGCACCCGGAGTTCGTCGAACGGTGCATGGCGGAGATTCATGTGCTCGACGTCAACCAGCACACGCTGGAGATGTTCGCCGCGCCCGACAAGAAAACCCTGCTCGGCCGCCTTCCGGAAGTGTTCCGCGACGACATGCGCCCGCATTTCCGCGAACAGCTGATCGACCTGTGGGACGGCAAGCTGTTCCAGCAGCGCGAAGTGCTCAACTACTCGCTCGAAGCGAACGAGGTGCACGTGCATCTGCAGTTCTCGGTGCTGCCGGGACATGAACGTTCGTGGGACCTCGTGCTCGTCGCGCTCACCGACATCACCGCGCGCAAAAAGGCCGAGGCGTATCTGGAGTTCCTCGGCAAGCACGACGTGCTGACCAAGCTGCGCAACCGCTCGTTCTATGTCGATGAACTGAACCGGCTCGAACGCAAGGGGCCGTTCCCGGTGACGGTCATCATGGCCGACCTCAATGGCCTCAAGCGCGTGAACGATCAGCTCGGCCACGCAGCGGGCGACGCGCTGCTGCGCCGCGCCGGCGAAGTGCTCGCGAAAGCGATGGAGACGCCGTTCAACGCGGCGCGCATTGGCGGCGACGAATTCGCGATCCTGCTGCCCGGCACCGACGAGCGCGGCGGCGCGACGATGATCGAGACGATCCGCCAGCTGGTAGATCTGAACAACCAGTTCTATCCGGGCTCGCCGATCAGCTTCTCGATGGGGATGGCGACCGTCCAGCGCGGCGAACGGATCGAAGCAGGCGTGCAGCGCGCCGACCTGCTGATGTATGAGGAAAAGCGCGCGCACTACACGTTGCAGGAAGCGAGCGGCGCGCAGAAGTAG